From Dreissena polymorpha isolate Duluth1 unplaced genomic scaffold, UMN_Dpol_1.0 chrUn003, whole genome shotgun sequence, the proteins below share one genomic window:
- the LOC127863264 gene encoding biorientation of chromosomes in cell division protein 1-like 1, whose amino-acid sequence MTTEDEIVSYTLKPDLNEEEHTVKVLSEEADKSEIGYLENDKVEGSVDKKNEITLEKDFTIDTAFEDEIKDEFMQTIVPTADPAVQHMGDVIQDDVDYEKAEGTANDVMVFNSEFEIDKHILTAEQIEDENGLTIKRERTTVSSQVNNVNEMTENRKPPCEYETDANEHNSQDRIISSTENNEYENKDLGNMKVEGVNENNEMISEIDHQLNMIITGQLKEEKIDQTAVRLCGLYASESEMQMISVGEKVEHEITTKGDVEAATCPTKDVLMVTVEKQANESETDAHKQNDKHEYITEREAGETKIDEREAKPIEGIDAIQNVIFSDTERLNQTHNDSQATEDQKPIDEFEIMAYEHDSDSGSISNLLAQGTEIKQLENTNDEYTHDQDRILEEESQKVVMLTDKLEEDMQQTPDTESELNTIPKIEEMNDGMEKKNVEDTDEKVIDNIPESKSDMQTTTLVEIKEHDDHFLKSEEWTLTGKTHDITEMTTEDKIVSYTLKPDLNEEEHTVEVLSEEADKSEIGYLENDKVEGSVDKKNEITLEKDFTIDTASEDKIKNELMQTIVPTADPAVQHMGDVIQDDLDNEKSEGTANGVMVFNSEFEIDKHISTTEQVEDKNDLTIKSETTTVSSQVNDVNEMTENKKPPCESETAANEHNNQDQIISSPENNEYEDKELGNMKVEGVNENNERISEIDHQLNMIITEQIKETADTEAQQFNENVDITKDDGTSDKISDGLYASESEMQMTSVGEKDEHELTTKGDVEVATCPTNDVLMVTVEKQANESETDAHKHNNKYEYITEREAGETKIEKGETKNIEKLDAIQNVSFSDTERPSQTHNDPKTKEDKKLIDESEIGVYEHDSDSGSISNSMAQGTDVKKLENTNDEYTDDQDRILEEESQKVKKLTDNLEEDMQQTPDTESELNTIPKIEEINDGVEKKNVEDTDDKVIDNIPESKSDMRTTAFVEMKELEDHFLKSEDGTVTGKTHDITEMTTEDKIVSYTLKPDLNEEERTVEVLREETDKSEIGYLENDKVEGSVDKKNKITLEKDFTIDTASEDKIKDEFMQTIVPTADPAVQHMVDVIQDDVDNEKSEGTANGVMVFNSEFEIDKHISTAEQVEDENDLTIKSETTTVSSQVKDVNEITENKKPPCESETAANEHNNQDRIISSPENYEYEDKDLGNMKVKGVNENNENISEIDHPLNMIITEQLKEEKIDQTADTEAQQFNENVDISKDDGTSDKISDGIYASESEMQMTSVGEKVEHKITTKGDVEGTTCPTNDVLMVTVEKQANESETDAHKQNDKHEYITEREAGETKIDEREAKTFEGVDAIQNIIFSDTERLNQTQNDSQATEDQKLIDECEIMAYEHDSDSRSIPNSLAQGTEIKQLENTNDEYTHDQDRILEEESQKVNMLTDKLEDDMQQTPDTESELNTIPKIEEMNDGVEKKNVEDTDEKVIDNIPESKSDMQTTTLVEIKEHDDHFLNSEEWTLTGKTHDITEMTTEDEIVSYTLKPDLNEEEHTVKVLSEEADKSEIGYLANDKVEGSVDKKNEITLEKDFTIDTAFEDEIKDEFVQTTVPTADPAVQHMGDVIQDDVDHEKAEGTANDVMVFNSEFEIDKHILTAEQIEDENGLTIKRERTTVSSQVNNVNEMTENRKPPCEYETDANEHNSQDRIISSTENNEYENKDLGNMKVEGVNENNEMISEIDHQLNMIITGQLKEEKIDQTADTEAQQFNENVDITKDDGTSDKISDGLYASESEMQMTSVGEKDEHEQTTKGDVESATCPTNNVLMVTVEKQANESETDSHKQNDKHEYITEREAEF is encoded by the exons ATGACAACCGAGGATGAGATTGTTTCATATACATTAAAACCAGATTTAAATGAGGAGGAACACACAGTTAAAGTACTCAGTGAAGAAGCTGATAAGTCTGAAATTGGATATTTAGAAAATGATAAAGTTGAAGGTAGCGTTGATAAGAAAAATGAGATTACTTTAGAAAAGGATTTTACGATTGACACGGCTTTCGAGGACGAAATTAAAGATGAATTCATGCAAACCATTGTTCCTACGGCAGATCCAGCTGTTCAACACATGGGTGATGTAATACAAGACGACGTGGATTACGAGAAAGCCGAAGGCACTGCTAATGACGTTATGGTATTCAATTCAGAGTTCGAAATTGATAAGCACATTTTAACAGCAGAGCAAATTGAAGATGAAAATGGTCTAACCATAAAAAGAGAAAGAACAACCGTAAGTAGTCAGGTAAATAATGTTAATGAAATGACCGAAAATAGGAAACCGCCATGTGAATATGAAACAGATGCAAATGAGCACAACAGCCAAGATAGAATAATCTCAAGCACAGAGAATAATGAATATGAAAACAAAGATTTAGGAAATATGAAAGTCGAAGGCGTTaatgaaaacaatgaaatgaTTTCAGAAATTGATCATCAATTGAACATGATAATAACTGGACAACTTAAAGAAGAAAAGATCGATCAAACTGCTGTACGCCTATGCGGCCTATACGCGTCAGAGAGTGAAATGCAAATGATATCAGTGGGTGAAAAAGTTGAACATGAAATAACTACAAAGGGTGACGTAGAAGCCGCAACTTGTCCGACTAAAGATGTTCTTATGGTGACAGTTGAGAAACAGGCCAACGAATCTGAAACAGATGCGCATAAGCAGAACGATAAACACGAATATATAACTGAGAGAGAAGCGGGTGAGACTAAAATTGACGAACGAGAGGCAAAACCTATCGAAGGCATCGATGCTATACAAAACGTTATTTTTTCTGATACTGAACGCCTCAATCAGACACATAACGACTCCCAAGCTACAGAAGATCAAAAACCGATTGATGAATTTGAAATAATGGCATATGAGCACGACAGCGACAGTGGAAGTATCTCTAATTTATTGGCTCAAGGCACCGAAATTAAGCAATTAGAAAATACAAATGATGAATATACCCATGATCAGGACAGAATTTTAGAGGAAGAAAGTCAAAAGGTCGTCATGTTAACAGATAAACTTGAAGAAGACATGCAGCAAACCCCTGATACTGAATCAGAACTCAATACAATACCTAAGATTGAAGAAATGAATGACGGCATGGAGAAGAAGAATGTcgaagatactgatgagaaggtGATTGACAATATTCCTGAATCTAAATCGGATATGCAAACCACCACGTTAGTAGAAATCAAAGAACATGATGATCATTTCCTCAAAAGTGAAGAATGGACCCTTACTGGTAAAACACATGATATTACAGAAATGACAACCGAGGATAAGATTGTTTCATATACATTAAAACCAGATTTAAATGAGGAGGAACACACAGTTGAAGTACTTAGTGAAGAAGCTGATAAGTCTGAAATTGGATATTTAGAAAATGATAAAGTTGAAGGTAGCGTTGATAAGAAAAATGAGATTACTTTAGAAAAGGATTTTACGATTGACACGGCTTCAGAagacaaaattaaaaatgaattaatgCAAACCATTGTTCCTACAGCAGATCCAGCTGTTCAACACATGGGTGATGTAATACAAGACGACCTGGATAACGAGAAATCCGAAGGCACTGCTAATGGCGTTATGGTATTCAATTCAGAGTTCGAAATTGATAAGCACATTTCAACAACAGAGCAAGTTGAAGACAAAAATGATCTAACCATAAAAAGTGAAACAACAACCGTAAGTAGTCAGGTAAATGATGTTAATGAAATGACCGAAAATAAAAAACCGCCATGTGAATCTGAAACAGCTGCAAACGAGCACAACAACCAAGATCAAATAATCTCAAGTCCAGAGAATAATGAATATGAAGACAAAGAATTAGGAAATATGAAAGTCGAAGGCGTTAATGAAAACAATGAAAGGATTTCAGAAATTGATCACCAATTGAACATGATAATAACTGAACAAATTAAAGAAACTGCTGATACGGAAGCACAACAGTTCAATGAAAACGTGGACATTACAAAAGACGATGGTACCAGTGATAAAATAAGTGACGGCCTATACGCGTCAGAGAGTGAAATGCAAATGACGTCAGTGGGAGAAAAAGATGAACATGAACTAACTACAAAGGGTGACGTAGAAGTCGCAACTTGTCCGACTAATGATGTTCTTATGGTGACAGTTGAGAAACAGGCCAACGAATCTGAAACAGATGCGCATAAGCATAACAATAAATACGAATATATAACTGAGAGAGAAGCGGGTGAGACTAAAATTGAAAAGGGAGAgacaaaaaatattgaaaaactcGATGCTATACAAAATGTCAGTTTTTCTGATACTGAACGACCCAGTCAGACACATAACGATCCTAAAACTAAAGAAGATAAAAAATTGATTGATGAATCTGAAATAGGGGTATATGAGCACGACAGCGACAGTGGAAGTATCTCTAATTCAATGGCTCAAGGCACCGACGTTAAGAAGTTAGAAAATACAAATGATGAATATACCGATGACCAGGACAGAATTTTAGAGGAAGAAAGTCAAAAGGTCAAAAAGTTAACAGATAACCTGGAAGAAGACATGCAGCAAACCCCTGACACTGAATCAGAACTCAATACAATACCTAAGATTGAAGAAATAAATGACGGCGTGGAAAAGAAAAACGTCGAAGATACTGATGATAAGGTGATTGACAATATTCCTGAATCTAAATCGGATATGCGAACCACCGCGTTCGTAGAAATGAAAGAACTTGAAGATCATTTCCTCAAAAGTGAAGATGGAACCGTTACTGGTAAGACACATGATATTACAGAAATGACAACCGAGGATAAGATTGTTTCATATACATTAAAACCAGATTTAAATGAGGAGGAACGCACAGTTGAAGTACTCAGAGAAGAAACTGATAAGTCTGAAATTGGATATTTAGAAAATGATAAAGTTGAAGGTAGCGTTGATAAGAAAAATAAGATTACTTTAGAAAAGGATTTTACGATTGACACGGCTTCAGAAGACAAAATTAAAGATGAATTCATGCAAACCATTGTTCCTACGGCAGATCCAGCTGTTCAACACATGGTTGATGTAATACAAGACGACGTGGATAACGAGAAATCCGAAGGCACTGCTAATGGCGTTATGGTATTCAATTCAGAGTTCGAAATTGATAAGCACATTTCAACAGCAGAGCAAGTTGAAGACGAAAATGATCTAACCATAAAAAGTGAAACAACAACCGTAAGTAGTCAGGTAAAGGATGTTAATGAAATTACCGAAAATAAGAAACCGCCATGTGAATCTGAAACAGCTGCAAACGAGCACAACAACCAAGATCGAATAATCTCAAGTCCAGAGAATTATGAATATGAAGACAAAGATTTAGGAAATATGAAAGTCAAAGGCGTTAATGAgaacaatgaaaatatttcagaaatTGATCATCCATTGAACATGATAATAACTGAACAACTTAAAGAAGAAAAGATCGATCAAACTGCTGATACGGAAGCACAACAGTTCAATGAAAACGTGGACATTTCAAAAGACGATGGTACCAGTGATAAAATAAGTGATGGAATATACGCGTCAGAGAGTGAAATGCAAATGACATCCGTGGGAGAAAAGGTTGAACATAAAATAACTACAAAGGGTGACGTAGAAGGCACAACTTGTCCGACTAATGATGTTCTTATGGTGACAGTTGAGAAACAGGCAAACGAATCTGAAACAGATGCGCATAAGCAGAACGATAAACACGAATATATAACTGAGAGAGAAGCGGGTGAGACTAAAATTGACGAACGAGAGGCAAAAACTTTCGAAGGCGTCGATGCtatacaaaacattattttttctgaTACTGAACGCCTCAATCAGACACAAAACGATTCCCAAGCTACAGAAGATCAAAAACTGATTGATGAATGTGAAATAATGGCATATGAGCACGACAGCGACAGTAGAAGTATCCCTAATTCATTGGCTCAAGGCACCGAAATTAAGCAGTTAGAAAATACAAATGATGAATATACCCATGATCAGGACAGAATTTTAGAGGAAGAAAGTCAAAAGGTCAACATGTTAACAGATAAACTTGAAGACGACATGCAGCAAACCCCTGACACTGAATCAGAACTCAATACAATACCTAAGATTGAAGAAATGAATGACGGCGTGGAGAAGAAGAACGTcgaagatactgatgagaaggtGATTGACAATATTCCTGAATCTAAATCGGATATGCAAACCACCACGTTAGTAGAAATCAAAGAACATGATGATCATTTCCTCAATAGTGAAGAATGGACCCTTACTGGTAAAACACATGATATTACAGAAATGACAACCGAGGATGAGATTGTTTCATATACATTAAAACCAGATTTAAATGAGGAGGAACACACAGTTAAAGTACTCAGTGAAGAAGCTGATAAGTCTGAAATTGGATATTTAGCAAATGATAAAGTTGAAGGAAGCGTTGATAAGAAAAATGAGATTACTTTAGAAAAGGATTTTACGATTGACACGGCTTTCGAGGACGAAATTAAAGATGAATTCGTGCAAACCACTGTTCCTACGGCAGATCCAGCTGTTCAACACATGGGTGATGTAATACAAGACGACGTGGATCACGAGAAAGCCGAAGGCACTGCTAATGACGTTATGGTATTCAATTCAGAGTTCGAAATTGATAAGCACATTTTAACAGCAGAGCAAATTGAAGATGAAAATGGTCTAACCATAAAAAGAGAAAGAACAACCGTTAGTAGTCAGGTAAATAATGTTAATGAAATGACCGAAAATAGGAAACCGCCATGTGAATATGAAACAGATGCAAACGAGCACAACAGCCAAGATAGAATAATCTCAAGCACAGAGAATAATGAATATGAAAACAAAGATTTAGGAAATATGAAAGTCGAAGGCGTTaatgaaaacaatgaaatgaTTTCAGAAATTGATCATCAATTGAACATGATAATAACTGGACAACTTAAAGAAGAAAAGATCGATCAAACTGCTGATACGGAAGCACAACAGTTCAATGAAAACGTGGACATTACAAAAGACGATGGTACCAGTGATAAAATAAGTGACGGCCTATACGCGTCCGAGAGTGAAATGCAAATGACATCAGTGGGAGAAAAAGATGAACATGAACAAACTACAAAGGGTGACGTAGAATCCGCAACTTGTCCGACTAATAATGTTCTTATGGTGACAGTTGAGAAACAGGCCAACGAATCTGAAACAGATTCGCATAAGCAGAACGATAAACACGAATATATAACTGAGAGAGAAGCGG AATTTTAG